The Helicobacter sp. 11S03491-1 genome window below encodes:
- a CDS encoding DUF2147 domain-containing protein yields the protein MKKILLMVLLFDWGFPHSLCGVYQSEPFLYFKGAYIGFFKKGDKYYAYGIANTDGSPPQPDSHNPNPNLRTRQDKGVVFLYDLIQTSPNTYKYGKAYNFYNGKTYYIRIHQRENGDLDFFSGIDPSGFIGKTFLWKHVSEEELRNKHIFKPNMEDILKTLSEIEE from the coding sequence ATGAAGAAAATTCTCTTGATGGTTTTGTTGTTTGATTGGGGGTTTCCCCATTCATTGTGTGGGGTTTATCAATCTGAGCCCTTTTTGTATTTCAAAGGGGCATATATAGGATTTTTTAAAAAAGGGGATAAATATTATGCTTATGGGATTGCCAATACAGACGGCTCTCCCCCGCAACCGGATTCTCACAATCCCAATCCGAACCTAAGAACTCGCCAAGATAAAGGAGTGGTATTTTTATATGATCTTATCCAAACCTCTCCAAATACTTATAAATATGGTAAGGCTTATAACTTTTATAATGGCAAAACTTATTATATCCGTATCCATCAAAGAGAAAATGGGGATTTGGATTTTTTCTCCGGTATTGATCCATCCGGCTTTATTGGCAAAACCTTTTTATGGAAACATGTCTCTGAAGAAGAATTACGCAACAAACATATCTTTAAACCCAACATGGAAGATATTCTAAAAACACTTTCTGAAATTGAGGAATAA